One genomic region from Spirulina subsalsa PCC 9445 encodes:
- a CDS encoding RecQ family ATP-dependent DNA helicase — translation MDIWQTLQTQLQKTWGYSDFRPLQRDIIDCLLTGQDALILLPTGGGKSLCFQLPALLQQGLTLVISPLVALMENQVQELRDRQLPAASYHSETPKWLKKRTLHQLERQTLRLLYLSPETLLSPALWERLIQPHIRINGLILDEAHCLVQWGETFRPAYRRLGTVRPALLNHKPPGTAIPIAAFTATANPQGKNTICQVLQLRQPRLFTQSPYRGNLSLQVQNVWTPRGRKQRMLKFVQQQGNSSGLVYVRSRQDSETLSQWFTAQGYPTLSYHGGYGAQERREIEQQWLGGKVPIVVCTSAFGMGINKPDVRWVVHFSPPLLLTEYLQEVGRGGRDGKMSYTLTLVSDRTGWLNPEDQQRDRFFHNNLRQQYRQAQQVMQKLPPEGDLTQLDGLKGGAMALSLLHSAKLLVWLDPFHFQVKPGNVQQALDRSYQQQQEYYQELRGYFRTSQCRWQFLMAAFGFQPDTAFRCGHCDNCLSAK, via the coding sequence GTGGACATCTGGCAAACCCTACAAACCCAATTACAAAAAACTTGGGGGTATTCTGACTTTAGACCACTCCAACGGGATATTATCGACTGTTTGTTAACGGGACAAGATGCCTTGATTCTCTTGCCTACGGGGGGCGGGAAATCCTTGTGTTTTCAACTTCCGGCACTGTTGCAACAGGGCTTAACCCTTGTGATTTCGCCCTTGGTGGCTTTAATGGAAAATCAAGTGCAGGAATTACGCGATCGCCAACTCCCGGCCGCCTCCTACCACAGCGAAACCCCGAAATGGCTCAAAAAGCGCACCCTGCACCAACTGGAACGGCAAACCCTACGGCTGTTATACCTCTCCCCAGAAACCCTCTTGAGTCCTGCCCTTTGGGAACGTTTAATCCAACCTCACATCCGAATTAACGGGCTAATTTTAGATGAAGCCCATTGTTTAGTTCAGTGGGGAGAAACCTTTCGTCCAGCCTATCGCCGTTTAGGCACCGTGCGCCCTGCTTTATTAAACCATAAACCCCCCGGAACCGCGATCCCCATTGCAGCCTTTACCGCAACAGCCAATCCCCAAGGGAAAAACACCATTTGTCAGGTGTTACAACTGCGCCAACCTCGTTTATTTACTCAAAGTCCCTATCGTGGCAATTTGTCCCTACAAGTGCAGAATGTCTGGACTCCCCGCGGCCGAAAACAGCGAATGTTAAAGTTTGTCCAACAACAGGGAAACAGTAGCGGTTTAGTCTATGTGCGTTCTCGTCAGGACAGCGAAACCCTCAGCCAGTGGTTCACAGCCCAAGGTTATCCAACCCTATCCTATCATGGGGGCTATGGGGCGCAAGAGCGACGGGAGATTGAGCAGCAGTGGTTAGGGGGGAAAGTCCCTATTGTCGTCTGTACTTCCGCTTTTGGCATGGGGATTAATAAACCCGATGTGCGCTGGGTGGTACACTTTAGCCCTCCTTTATTGTTGACGGAATACTTGCAGGAAGTGGGACGGGGGGGACGAGATGGGAAGATGAGTTATACTTTAACCTTGGTGAGTGATCGCACGGGATGGTTAAATCCAGAAGATCAACAGCGCGATCGCTTTTTTCACAACAACCTCCGCCAACAATACCGCCAAGCCCAGCAGGTTATGCAGAAACTGCCCCCAGAAGGGGATTTAACCCAGCTAGACGGCTTAAAAGGGGGAGCAATGGCCTTATCCTTGCTCCATAGTGCCAAGTTACTGGTCTGGTTAGATCCTTTTCATTTCCAAGTGAAACCGGGCAATGTGCAACAGGCGTTAGATCGGAGTTATCAACAGCAGCAGGAATATTATCAAGAACTGCGTGGTTATTTCCGCACCTCCCAATGTCGTTGGCAGTTTCTCATGGCAGCTTTTGGTTTTCAGCCCGATACAGCCTTTCGTTGTGGTCATTGTGATAATTGTTTGAGTGCAAAATGA
- a CDS encoding Uma2 family endonuclease: protein MTQGISKIDLPPAFPDHTQLPESDGTFVKNFQEHPQSIILTDSLTPILQQRHPDGYYAIGQDCGIYWRETDPPEQGAEAPDWFYVPNVPPLLNGQIRRSYVLWREFITPLIALEFASGDGSVERDRTPLVQSNPRTRPGKFWVYENILRIPYYGIFLVVTGTLEMYHLVNGFYEPLPPNERGHYPINPLGVELGVWQGNYQNQAQRWLRWWDRDGNLLLTGREEAEQERQRTQEAEQRAQESEQARLNAIAQLQQFGLNAEQIAQALSLPLEQVQNRFTD, encoded by the coding sequence ATGACTCAAGGGATCTCTAAAATTGATCTGCCTCCTGCTTTCCCGGATCATACCCAACTGCCAGAGTCTGACGGAACCTTTGTGAAAAACTTTCAAGAACATCCCCAAAGTATCATCCTCACCGACTCCCTCACCCCAATTCTCCAACAACGCCATCCCGATGGATACTATGCGATTGGTCAGGATTGCGGTATCTATTGGCGAGAAACTGATCCTCCTGAACAGGGAGCCGAAGCACCAGACTGGTTTTATGTGCCGAATGTCCCCCCCTTACTCAATGGTCAGATTCGCCGTTCCTATGTCCTGTGGCGAGAATTTATCACTCCCCTGATTGCCTTAGAATTTGCTAGTGGAGATGGATCGGTTGAGCGCGATCGCACTCCTTTGGTACAAAGCAATCCCCGCACTCGACCGGGTAAGTTTTGGGTGTATGAAAACATCCTGCGCATTCCCTACTATGGAATCTTTTTAGTCGTGACAGGAACCCTCGAAATGTATCATCTGGTTAACGGATTTTATGAACCGCTTCCCCCTAATGAACGCGGTCATTATCCGATTAATCCCTTGGGGGTAGAGTTAGGCGTTTGGCAAGGTAACTATCAAAATCAAGCTCAACGTTGGTTAAGGTGGTGGGATAGGGACGGGAATTTGTTGTTAACTGGGAGGGAAGAGGCCGAACAGGAACGACAACGGACTCAAGAAGCCGAACAGCGCGCCCAAGAGAGTGAACAAGCCCGTTTAAATGCGATCGCCCAGTTACAACAATTTGGCTTAAATGCTGAACAAATTGCCCAAGCCTTGAGTTTACCCCTCGAACAAGTGCAAAATAGATTCACTGACTGA
- a CDS encoding helix-turn-helix transcriptional regulator yields the protein MLSDIEQEILELHEQNYTPREIASFLGVRISQVRGVIRSNGGYQVLRVVHEGDLPPVSSCLVNENCAKHLLDATLKDDEILSSLALVLVTRFNGYDKFLVCSYLVDYFCLGVKDTMEVRKLDKSRYDYFVAHSYASFPDGYREISLSEAQGIVYGSVEYAQRLGFSPPGEFAETQKHLGEWDGALKLQFGCEGKPLYINGPYDNPRQVIKTLESTVGRGNFDYILGIG from the coding sequence ATGCTGTCTGACATTGAACAAGAAATTTTAGAACTCCATGAGCAGAATTACACCCCCCGAGAAATCGCCAGTTTTTTGGGGGTGCGGATTTCACAAGTTCGCGGTGTGATCCGCTCTAATGGTGGCTATCAGGTGTTAAGGGTTGTCCATGAGGGAGATTTACCTCCGGTTTCGAGTTGTTTGGTTAATGAAAATTGCGCGAAACATTTATTAGATGCCACGTTAAAGGATGACGAAATTTTAAGTAGTTTGGCTCTGGTTTTGGTGACACGCTTCAATGGCTATGATAAGTTTTTAGTCTGTAGTTACTTGGTGGATTACTTCTGTTTAGGGGTGAAAGATACAATGGAAGTCCGCAAATTAGATAAAAGTCGTTATGATTATTTTGTGGCTCATTCCTACGCTTCTTTTCCCGATGGCTACCGAGAAATTAGCCTGAGTGAAGCCCAAGGAATTGTTTATGGGTCGGTCGAGTATGCGCAACGGTTAGGGTTTTCTCCTCCGGGGGAGTTTGCGGAGACTCAAAAGCATTTGGGAGAATGGGATGGGGCGTTAAAATTACAATTCGGTTGTGAAGGAAAACCCCTCTATATTAATGGCCCCTATGATAATCCTCGTCAGGTGATTAAGACCTTAGAAAGTACCGTAGGACGAGGGAATTTTGATTATATTTTGGGCATTGGTTAG
- the hemW gene encoding radical SAM family heme chaperone HemW → MGERVTAAYVHIPFCRRRCFYCDFPISVLGDRIRGEASGSIVEYIEVLGREIALTQPTAPLETIFLGGGTPSLLAPSQVGQILEALAAQFGIREGAEISLEIDPDTFTLEQVQGYQALGVNRFSLGVQAFQDELLHKAGRSHCCEDIFRAVEDLRQGGIVNFSLDLISGLPGQTLTQWEESLKQAIALKPTHLSCYDLVLEPVTAFGKQYEAGQKPLPSDEMTAQMYRRARDWLTSAGFEHYEISNYAQKGWQCRHNRVYWENRSYFGFGMGAASYVEGRRLTRPRTRREYYDWVEGLSLGRGGTEGDVISECDRLLETLMLGLRLSEGVNLAHFSPDITQKILTGVEPYIQQGWVIYSPHSTQLQLTDPDGFLFSNTILSDLFNLFS, encoded by the coding sequence GTGGGGGAAAGGGTTACTGCGGCTTATGTTCATATTCCCTTTTGTCGTCGCCGTTGTTTTTATTGTGATTTCCCGATTTCGGTTTTGGGCGATCGCATCCGAGGAGAGGCTTCTGGCTCTATTGTGGAGTATATCGAGGTTTTGGGGCGAGAAATTGCCCTCACGCAGCCCACAGCCCCCTTAGAAACCATCTTTTTGGGTGGGGGGACTCCTTCCCTTTTGGCTCCCTCTCAGGTGGGGCAAATTCTGGAGGCTTTGGCGGCACAGTTTGGCATCAGGGAGGGGGCGGAAATTTCTCTGGAAATTGATCCCGATACGTTTACTTTAGAACAGGTGCAGGGGTATCAGGCGCTGGGGGTGAATCGCTTTAGTTTGGGGGTGCAGGCGTTTCAAGATGAATTATTACACAAGGCCGGGCGATCGCACTGCTGCGAGGATATTTTCCGGGCGGTAGAGGACTTAAGACAAGGGGGAATCGTTAATTTTAGTTTAGATTTAATCTCCGGTTTACCCGGACAAACCTTGACCCAGTGGGAAGAATCCCTCAAGCAGGCCATTGCTTTAAAACCGACTCATCTTTCCTGTTATGACTTAGTATTAGAACCCGTAACGGCCTTTGGTAAGCAGTATGAAGCGGGACAAAAGCCCCTCCCCAGTGATGAAATGACCGCCCAAATGTACCGCAGGGCGCGAGATTGGCTGACTTCAGCCGGATTTGAACATTACGAAATCTCAAATTATGCCCAAAAGGGTTGGCAATGCCGCCATAATCGAGTGTACTGGGAGAATCGCTCTTATTTTGGCTTTGGCATGGGGGCGGCCAGTTATGTGGAGGGCCGACGATTGACCCGGCCGCGCACCCGTCGGGAGTATTATGATTGGGTGGAGGGCTTAAGTCTGGGCAGGGGGGGAACTGAGGGGGATGTGATTTCTGAGTGCGATCGCCTTCTAGAAACCCTCATGTTAGGATTAAGACTCAGCGAAGGGGTAAACCTAGCCCACTTTAGCCCAGATATTACCCAGAAAATTCTGACGGGTGTAGAACCCTATATTCAACAAGGCTGGGTTATTTATTCCCCTCATTCTACACAGTTACAACTCACCGATCCCGATGGTTTTTTGTTTTCTAATACCATCTTGTCTGATTTGTTTAATTTATTTTCTTAA
- a CDS encoding PIN/TRAM domain-containing protein: protein MLDAVIIALFVIAAAGVGFGAVDLLPPDVLVQVTNLEAVRLIASAFAAIIGLALGLTAQTTYRRLEARVRKLSIEIILTRAVGWILGLLLANLMLAPIFLLPIPHEFAFVKPMMAVLASVMFSFFGVSLADTHGRTFLRLINPNSIESMLVAEGTLKPATTKILDTSCIIDGRVEELLDTGFIEGQILVPQFVLQELQLLADAANDQKRSRGRRGLDILNRMQNAYPERLVINPEEYEEINTVDAKLVRFAQEINGILLTNDYNLSKVANLQRVPVLNINDLAQAIRPIYLPGDTLELKILKLGKEPQQGVGYLEDGTMVVVEEGNTHVGEEIRVMVTSALQTSAGRMIFAKPQASVMA, encoded by the coding sequence ATGCTTGATGCCGTTATTATTGCCCTCTTTGTGATTGCTGCCGCCGGGGTTGGCTTCGGTGCAGTAGACCTCCTCCCCCCCGACGTTCTCGTTCAAGTCACCAACCTAGAAGCCGTCCGCCTGATTGCCAGTGCCTTCGCCGCCATCATCGGGTTAGCCTTGGGTTTAACCGCCCAAACCACCTATCGCCGCCTAGAAGCCCGCGTCCGCAAACTCTCCATTGAAATCATCCTCACCCGCGCCGTCGGTTGGATTCTGGGCTTGTTGTTAGCCAACCTCATGTTAGCCCCCATTTTCCTCCTCCCCATCCCCCATGAATTCGCCTTTGTGAAACCCATGATGGCCGTCTTAGCCAGTGTCATGTTCTCCTTCTTTGGGGTGAGTTTAGCCGACACCCACGGCCGCACCTTCCTCCGTCTCATCAACCCGAACAGCATTGAAAGTATGTTAGTGGCAGAAGGCACCCTTAAACCCGCCACCACCAAGATTTTAGACACCAGTTGCATTATTGATGGGCGAGTAGAAGAATTACTCGATACAGGATTTATCGAAGGACAAATTTTAGTCCCTCAATTTGTCCTACAAGAATTACAACTGCTGGCCGATGCCGCCAACGACCAAAAACGGAGTCGAGGCCGACGGGGATTAGATATCCTCAACCGGATGCAAAACGCCTACCCGGAACGCTTAGTCATTAATCCCGAGGAATACGAAGAAATTAATACAGTCGATGCAAAATTAGTCCGTTTTGCCCAAGAAATTAACGGAATTTTGCTCACCAATGACTACAACTTAAGCAAAGTGGCTAACTTGCAACGGGTTCCGGTGTTAAATATTAACGACCTCGCCCAAGCCATTCGTCCTATTTACTTACCCGGCGACACTTTAGAATTAAAAATCCTCAAACTCGGCAAAGAACCCCAACAAGGAGTAGGTTATCTCGAAGATGGCACAATGGTTGTCGTAGAAGAAGGCAATACCCACGTCGGCGAAGAAATCCGCGTGATGGTGACTTCTGCCCTACAAACCTCCGCCGGACGCATGATTTTCGCCAAACCTCAAGCCTCCGTCATGGCTTGA
- a CDS encoding DUF502 domain-containing protein: MFQRLKQDLKNDLIAGLLVVIPLATTIWLTITIARWVVSFLTEIPKQLNPFQGLHPLLASSLNLVVGLAVPLGCILLIGLMARNIAGRWLLDFGERILQAIPLAGSVYKTLQQILETLFRDSKSKFRRVVMVEYPRQGVWSIGFVTGTVSNALQSHLSQPMLSIFIPTTPNPTSGWYAIVPETDVINLAISIEDAFKVLISGGIVSPNVPPLASNSIPLSLEKSQKSREKVPVEASRPDLNEESRKVLTLETLENEN, from the coding sequence GTGTTCCAACGATTAAAGCAAGACTTAAAGAATGACCTTATTGCAGGCCTTCTAGTGGTCATTCCCCTAGCCACCACCATCTGGTTAACCATTACTATCGCTCGTTGGGTGGTGAGTTTTCTCACGGAAATTCCCAAACAACTCAACCCCTTTCAAGGTCTTCATCCCCTACTGGCCAGCAGTTTAAACCTTGTGGTTGGACTAGCGGTGCCCTTGGGCTGTATCTTGCTGATTGGGTTGATGGCTCGTAATATTGCTGGGCGTTGGTTACTGGACTTTGGAGAACGGATTTTACAAGCCATTCCCCTAGCGGGTTCAGTCTACAAAACCCTGCAACAAATCCTAGAAACCCTGTTTCGAGACTCTAAGAGTAAATTCCGCCGCGTGGTGATGGTGGAATATCCTCGTCAAGGGGTGTGGAGTATTGGTTTCGTCACCGGAACCGTCAGCAATGCTCTACAATCCCATCTCTCGCAACCCATGTTAAGTATTTTCATCCCCACCACCCCTAACCCCACTTCGGGATGGTATGCCATTGTCCCGGAAACCGATGTGATTAACTTAGCTATTTCTATTGAAGACGCTTTTAAAGTGCTAATTTCTGGCGGCATAGTTAGTCCCAATGTGCCTCCTCTGGCATCCAATTCTATCCCCCTGTCTCTGGAAAAATCTCAGAAATCCCGCGAGAAAGTTCCGGTTGAAGCCAGTCGCCCTGACCTGAACGAAGAGTCCCGAAAAGTGTTAACCTTAGAAACTCTGGAAAACGAGAATTAA
- the nusB gene encoding transcription antitermination factor NusB, with protein sequence MPVRQQPRRIARELALLGLSQVSGNPEKLTQQRLNDLVLAAIRTLTAEVREVLETAAAEAKRGSDRLLTSQTRAVDVNSAKAMVEEALELTQTAINRLGYVVDLPEVIHLANQQEVREYAIELIGTVKRRQAEIDQMLNNSLVDWQVNRLPQVDQQILEIAVAEILYLEVPDRIAINEAVEIAKRYSDEEGARFINGALRRVINKKIGKIEN encoded by the coding sequence ATGCCTGTCCGCCAACAACCGCGACGAATTGCCCGGGAACTCGCTCTGTTAGGGTTAAGCCAAGTCAGTGGCAACCCAGAAAAACTCACTCAACAACGGTTGAATGATTTGGTGTTAGCTGCGATTCGCACTCTGACGGCGGAAGTGCGGGAGGTTTTGGAAACAGCCGCCGCCGAAGCTAAACGAGGGAGCGATCGCCTTTTAACCAGCCAAACTCGGGCAGTGGATGTCAATAGTGCTAAAGCTATGGTTGAGGAAGCCCTAGAACTCACTCAAACCGCTATCAATCGTCTCGGTTATGTGGTGGACTTACCCGAAGTGATTCACCTCGCCAATCAGCAGGAAGTGCGGGAATACGCCATTGAATTAATCGGCACCGTCAAGCGTCGTCAAGCGGAGATTGATCAAATGCTCAACAACTCTCTTGTCGATTGGCAAGTGAACCGCTTACCCCAAGTGGATCAACAAATTTTAGAAATTGCAGTGGCTGAAATTCTCTATTTGGAAGTACCGGATCGCATTGCCATTAACGAGGCGGTGGAAATTGCCAAGCGCTATTCTGACGAAGAAGGGGCAAGGTTTATTAATGGAGCCTTACGACGGGTGATTAATAAGAAAATCGGGAAAATTGAGAATTGA
- a CDS encoding TIGR04283 family arsenosugar biosynthesis glycosyltransferase: MKKSKISIIIPVFNEALTITQTLKILTSQGDPYNPPEIIVVDGGSEDETVSLAQGEGVTVLSSPPGKAAQMNTGAAYASGEVLLFLHADTRLPEQYQSLIEGVLHPPVIAGAFDLGIDGEDPLLRWVEKLVKVRSRWCSLPYGDQAIFIKASTFHELGGFPPLPIMEDFALVRQLRKRGTIHIIPTPVITSARRWEKLGILKTTWINQGVIMGYFLGVSPHRLARWYRGNRESGVGSRESGVGSRESGVGNRE, translated from the coding sequence ATGAAAAAGTCGAAAATTTCTATTATTATTCCCGTTTTTAATGAAGCGCTCACCATCACCCAAACCCTCAAAATCCTGACTTCCCAAGGAGATCCCTATAACCCCCCAGAAATTATTGTAGTCGATGGGGGGAGTGAGGATGAAACCGTTTCCCTAGCCCAAGGGGAAGGAGTGACGGTTCTCTCTTCTCCCCCCGGAAAGGCCGCTCAAATGAATACAGGGGCGGCTTATGCCTCGGGAGAGGTTTTGCTGTTTCTCCACGCCGACACGCGCCTTCCAGAGCAATATCAGAGCTTAATTGAGGGGGTACTGCACCCCCCAGTTATTGCGGGGGCGTTTGATTTAGGGATTGATGGGGAGGATCCGTTATTGCGTTGGGTGGAAAAATTGGTTAAAGTGCGATCGCGCTGGTGTTCTTTACCCTATGGAGATCAGGCTATTTTCATTAAGGCCTCGACGTTTCACGAGTTGGGAGGGTTTCCCCCCTTGCCCATTATGGAGGATTTTGCATTAGTGCGTCAACTGAGAAAGCGGGGTACTATCCACATTATCCCTACCCCAGTCATAACCTCCGCCCGTCGTTGGGAAAAATTAGGCATTCTCAAAACCACTTGGATTAATCAAGGGGTAATCATGGGCTATTTTCTGGGGGTATCTCCTCACCGTTTAGCCCGTTGGTATCGGGGGAATCGGGAGTCGGGAGTCGGGAGTCGGGAATCGGGAGTCGGGAGTCGGGAGTCGGGAGTCGGGAATAGAGAATAG
- a CDS encoding glycosyltransferase family 41 protein: MSPVSVINLLTALDWTQDETTLNTELQAIIRVLSSRHHRYPITLWIDSTHYTSEEIHLLLSGVVLNLLMKEDLEVSPHLEIALLESIVVSEHPDLIDKIQLCIQGSGSDYHPLFFQHPTLTLTALETIPTEEIFLLAGDRLFREQKWQGASEQYQQYLKDNIGSETLYWNLAECYRCLDKLDSLIATIERGVTDYPEAGHLYFLLISDLRRRGKVEQALPWVQNAIDKLPHDYTFRLLKHLIVPALYHTTQEIDFYRERFSQGLDTLLEQTQLDRPEERKIALKGICSLTNFYLSFQGKNDRDLQIKYGQLVQKIVQANFPQWSHPLTRPPLAAGEKIRVGYASAYLHSYSGTLWLMGWLKQQDRSRFEVYCYYTSNTPDEVTEKFKQYSDYFYQIPNDLEAVCQQIRQDNLHILVFPELGMDAPTFTMAGLRLAPVQCTAWGHPVTTGLPTVDYFLSSELMEGEGAEEHYSEQLVRLPNIGVAYPKPTVPPLMKKRADYQLSEKRTLYLCCQAPVKYLPQYDYILPAIAAQVPDAQFLFLRGTLLKPRLKAAFAEMGLDYREYCVFRTIPERLDYLMINLLSDVYLDTLSWSGGNTSLEAIACHLPVVTCPGEFMRGRHTDSFLKMIGVEETIAQDEAEYIEIAVKLGQNERWREQVRAKMGDCCDRLYEDPQCVRGLETFYQRVVQSP, translated from the coding sequence ATGTCACCTGTCAGCGTAATTAATCTTTTAACAGCTTTAGACTGGACTCAAGATGAAACCACTCTAAACACAGAATTACAAGCAATAATTCGGGTTCTTTCCTCCCGTCACCATCGCTATCCTATCACCCTTTGGATTGATAGCACCCACTACACCTCAGAAGAAATTCACTTACTCCTCTCTGGGGTAGTGCTAAATCTTTTAATGAAGGAGGATCTAGAGGTTTCTCCTCATCTAGAAATTGCCCTCTTAGAATCTATTGTTGTTTCAGAACATCCAGACCTCATTGATAAAATTCAGCTATGTATACAAGGTTCTGGTTCTGACTACCATCCCCTATTTTTTCAACATCCTACCCTAACCTTAACGGCACTAGAAACCATTCCCACGGAGGAAATTTTTCTCTTGGCGGGGGATCGGTTATTTCGAGAACAAAAATGGCAGGGAGCTAGTGAACAATATCAACAGTATTTAAAGGATAACATTGGCTCAGAAACCCTCTACTGGAACTTAGCGGAATGTTATAGATGTTTGGACAAGCTTGACTCTTTAATTGCTACTATTGAGCGGGGAGTAACCGATTATCCAGAAGCGGGACATCTCTATTTTTTACTCATTAGTGATCTGCGCAGAAGGGGTAAGGTTGAACAAGCCCTGCCTTGGGTACAAAACGCCATTGACAAGCTACCCCATGATTACACATTTCGACTATTAAAGCATTTAATTGTCCCCGCTCTTTATCATACTACCCAAGAGATTGACTTCTACCGAGAACGCTTTAGCCAAGGGCTAGATACTTTGCTGGAACAGACCCAACTTGATAGGCCAGAAGAGCGCAAAATTGCCTTAAAAGGGATTTGTTCACTGACTAATTTTTATTTGAGTTTTCAGGGCAAAAATGATCGGGATTTACAGATCAAATATGGTCAGTTAGTCCAGAAAATTGTTCAGGCTAACTTTCCCCAGTGGAGTCACCCTTTAACCAGGCCTCCTCTGGCAGCCGGAGAGAAAATTAGGGTCGGCTATGCTTCGGCTTATTTACATTCCTATAGCGGCACATTATGGCTTATGGGTTGGCTCAAACAACAGGATCGTTCTCGCTTTGAAGTTTACTGTTACTATACCAGTAATACTCCTGACGAAGTAACGGAAAAATTTAAACAATATAGTGATTATTTTTATCAAATTCCGAACGACTTAGAAGCCGTTTGTCAACAGATTAGACAAGATAATTTACATATTCTGGTGTTTCCAGAATTAGGGATGGATGCCCCGACTTTTACTATGGCAGGTTTGCGACTAGCTCCGGTACAATGTACGGCGTGGGGACATCCTGTAACTACAGGTTTACCGACGGTGGATTACTTTTTATCGAGTGAGTTAATGGAAGGGGAAGGGGCGGAAGAACATTATTCTGAACAGTTAGTGCGCTTACCTAATATTGGGGTCGCTTACCCAAAACCGACTGTTCCCCCGCTCATGAAAAAGCGGGCAGATTATCAACTTTCCGAGAAACGAACCCTTTATTTATGTTGTCAGGCTCCGGTGAAATATTTACCCCAATATGATTATATTTTGCCTGCTATTGCGGCACAAGTTCCTGATGCTCAGTTTTTGTTTTTGCGGGGAACGTTATTAAAACCGCGCTTAAAAGCGGCTTTTGCAGAGATGGGGTTAGATTACCGAGAATATTGTGTATTTCGCACGATTCCTGAGCGGTTAGATTATCTGATGATTAATTTACTCTCGGATGTGTATTTAGACACCTTAAGCTGGTCAGGAGGTAATACCAGTTTAGAGGCCATTGCTTGTCATTTACCTGTGGTGACTTGTCCGGGGGAATTTATGCGAGGTCGTCATACGGATAGTTTCTTAAAAATGATCGGGGTCGAGGAAACGATTGCCCAAGATGAGGCAGAATATATTGAAATTGCGGTCAAATTGGGGCAGAATGAGCGGTGGCGGGAACAGGTGCGGGCTAAAATGGGGGACTGTTGCGATCGCCTTTATGAAGATCCCCAATGTGTCCGAGGTCTTGAAACCTTTTATCAGCGAGTGGTTCAGTCCCCCTGA
- a CDS encoding biotin--[acetyl-CoA-carboxylase] ligase, translating into MLNPDLIRQELQTLSGSFPLPQIAIHPFDCLPSTNDQVWELLSAGESVPVMAIAQQQTAGRGQWGRQWQSSPGGLYLSLGLTITPEQLSPLLTFASAWGIATTLQQVEIPVRLKWPNDLILQGYKLGGIKLETRSSCPHIVVGVGINWQNQPPFPGISLETFFQRQGKRYISHLEQLAALTTSGILKGYDFYAHQGCAPLLQAYEALLIHLNQEVKINGSPGTILGVNKQGELRIRLKSPGASSEIRCPLGTISLGYDLPNVNPSELP; encoded by the coding sequence GTGCTGAATCCAGATTTAATCCGGCAAGAACTCCAAACCCTCTCTGGGTCTTTTCCCCTCCCCCAGATAGCGATTCATCCCTTTGACTGCCTCCCGTCAACTAATGATCAAGTGTGGGAATTGCTGAGTGCAGGGGAATCGGTTCCGGTAATGGCGATCGCACAACAACAAACGGCCGGACGCGGACAATGGGGGCGACAGTGGCAATCCTCCCCCGGTGGCCTCTATCTCTCCTTGGGATTAACCATCACCCCAGAACAGCTTTCCCCCCTCCTCACCTTTGCCAGCGCTTGGGGCATTGCCACCACCCTACAACAGGTAGAAATTCCCGTCCGCTTGAAATGGCCCAATGATTTAATCCTCCAAGGATACAAACTAGGGGGAATTAAACTAGAAACCCGCAGTTCTTGCCCTCATATAGTGGTTGGAGTAGGCATCAACTGGCAAAATCAGCCCCCCTTCCCCGGTATTTCTCTAGAGACATTTTTTCAACGGCAAGGAAAACGTTATATTAGTCATTTGGAACAACTAGCCGCCTTGACCACCTCTGGGATTTTAAAAGGCTATGACTTCTATGCTCATCAAGGGTGCGCTCCCCTCCTTCAAGCTTATGAAGCTTTACTGATTCATTTAAACCAAGAAGTAAAGATAAACGGGAGTCCTGGAACCATCCTAGGCGTGAACAAGCAAGGAGAACTACGCATCCGTTTAAAATCCCCCGGAGCCAGCAGTGAAATCCGTTGCCCACTCGGTACAATCAGTTTGGGCTACGATCTGCCCAATGTAAACCCGTCCGAATTGCCTTGA